One region of Haloprofundus salilacus genomic DNA includes:
- a CDS encoding metallophosphoesterase: MPDFVLADRAVFLPASKTLVVADLHVGRDEASEVEFPLGERADLRERFAALLDRFSPAEAVFAGDVLHSFSRASAATTESLDELVTACRDRGVRPVLVVGNHDTMLDSVWDGTLYDEYLLGRKAGGDGDDSDRILVCHGHAEPDGDADCYVVGHDHPTITIEGQRRPCFLYGPKTYRDSDVLMLPAFSCLAPGVEINGMRTRDFQSPLVTDADALRPLVYDEPGDEALRFPPLGKLRRLL, translated from the coding sequence GTGCCCGATTTCGTCCTCGCCGACCGAGCCGTCTTCCTCCCAGCGAGCAAGACGCTCGTCGTCGCCGACCTCCACGTCGGCCGCGACGAAGCCTCCGAGGTGGAGTTCCCGCTCGGCGAGCGCGCAGACCTCCGCGAGAGATTCGCCGCGTTGCTCGACCGTTTTTCGCCCGCCGAAGCCGTCTTCGCGGGCGACGTGCTCCACTCGTTCTCGCGCGCGTCGGCGGCGACGACGGAGAGCCTTGACGAGTTGGTTACCGCCTGCCGTGACCGCGGTGTTCGGCCCGTTCTCGTCGTCGGCAACCACGACACGATGCTCGACTCGGTATGGGACGGAACGCTGTACGACGAATATCTACTCGGCCGAAAAGCGGGAGGTGACGGCGACGACAGCGACCGGATACTCGTCTGTCACGGCCACGCGGAACCCGACGGCGACGCCGACTGCTACGTCGTCGGCCACGACCACCCGACGATCACCATCGAAGGCCAGCGCCGACCCTGCTTCCTCTACGGTCCGAAGACGTATCGCGACAGCGACGTGCTGATGCTCCCGGCGTTCAGTTGCCTAGCGCCGGGCGTCGAGATCAACGGGATGCGGACCCGCGACTTTCAGTCGCCGCTGGTCACCGACGCCGACGCGCTTCGGCCGCTCGTCTACGACGAACCGGGCGACGAAGCCCTCAGATTCCCGCCGCTCGGAAAGCTTCGACGGCTGTTGTAG
- a CDS encoding glycerol dehydrogenase, producing MARVFKSPASYVQGAGVADQLGEHAARFGESALLLADEIVLDIAEETVRSSLDDADIDLSTVTFEGEASETEINRVTDAAEEQGVDFVVGAGGGKTLDTAKAVKEDANIPVVSMPTVASTDAPTSSLSVIYSEHGEFERYRFYSSHPELVLVDTALVAAAPTRFFVSGVGDALATWFEADATYRSTGTTIFGEQPTRSGHALAELCYETLREHALSAVQAVERDAVTESVEAVTEANTLLSGLGFESGGLAAAHSIHNGLTQLEATHDATHGEKVNVGTLTQLVLEGKNDAFVQDVFEFSATVGLPVTLGDIGLEDPSRDDLDRVAEAACVEDETIHNEPFPVEPSMVRDALSTADALGRQVRED from the coding sequence ATGGCACGAGTGTTCAAATCGCCGGCCAGCTACGTACAGGGAGCGGGCGTCGCCGACCAACTCGGCGAACACGCCGCGCGGTTCGGAGAGTCGGCGCTCCTTCTCGCCGACGAAATCGTCCTCGACATCGCCGAAGAGACGGTTCGGTCGAGCCTCGACGACGCCGACATCGACCTGTCGACCGTCACGTTCGAGGGCGAGGCCTCCGAGACGGAGATAAATCGCGTCACCGACGCCGCCGAGGAGCAGGGGGTAGACTTCGTCGTCGGCGCGGGCGGCGGGAAAACGCTCGACACCGCGAAGGCCGTCAAGGAGGACGCGAACATCCCGGTCGTCTCGATGCCGACCGTCGCGTCGACCGACGCGCCGACGAGCAGCCTCTCCGTAATCTACAGCGAGCACGGCGAGTTCGAGAGATACCGCTTCTACTCGTCGCACCCGGAACTCGTGCTCGTCGACACCGCGCTCGTCGCAGCGGCCCCGACGCGATTCTTCGTCTCCGGCGTCGGCGACGCGCTCGCGACCTGGTTCGAAGCCGACGCGACCTACCGCTCGACCGGAACGACCATCTTCGGGGAGCAACCGACGCGGAGCGGCCACGCCCTCGCCGAACTCTGCTACGAGACGCTCCGCGAGCACGCGCTCTCGGCGGTTCAGGCCGTCGAACGCGACGCAGTCACCGAGAGCGTCGAGGCCGTGACCGAGGCGAACACGCTCCTAAGCGGCCTCGGCTTCGAGAGCGGCGGCCTCGCGGCGGCGCACTCGATACACAACGGGTTGACGCAACTGGAGGCGACGCACGACGCGACGCACGGCGAGAAGGTGAACGTCGGAACGCTGACGCAACTCGTCTTGGAGGGGAAAAACGATGCGTTCGTCCAGGATGTTTTCGAGTTCTCCGCGACAGTCGGTCTCCCGGTAACGCTCGGAGATATCGGACTTGAGGATCCGAGCCGTGACGACCTCGACCGCGTGGCCGAGGCTGCCTGCGTCGAGGACGAGACTATCCACAACGAACCGTTCCCGGTCGAACCGTCGATGGTCCGCGACGCGCTCTCGACGGCGGACGCGCTGGGTCGGCAGGTTCGAGAGGACTGA
- a CDS encoding J domain-containing protein — MLSEWLALFPPWLLVGLLFGAVASVFAAGVFVVGGRLFPTAPLDEAAKIDGTNRRRTEIREYLDAIGEPFAEDHPVHGQTVAFYLPSRDVAITFDAQAYFRIERAGTYAVLCEHEMPGAQLGRRLPFEVPELEPELADLDDPIAGAFERLGLPSTASADDVKAAYRSEVKHAHPDHGGNEAEFKRVREAYTMAKDHAEA, encoded by the coding sequence GTGCTTTCGGAGTGGCTCGCTCTGTTCCCCCCGTGGCTGCTCGTCGGCCTCCTCTTCGGAGCAGTAGCTTCGGTTTTCGCCGCTGGCGTGTTCGTCGTCGGCGGTCGCTTGTTCCCGACGGCCCCTCTCGACGAGGCCGCGAAAATCGACGGAACGAACCGACGCCGAACCGAGATTCGCGAGTATCTCGACGCCATCGGCGAACCGTTCGCGGAGGACCATCCGGTTCACGGCCAGACGGTCGCGTTCTACCTCCCTTCCCGGGATGTCGCCATCACGTTCGACGCGCAGGCGTACTTCCGTATCGAACGCGCCGGCACGTACGCTGTCCTCTGCGAACACGAGATGCCCGGCGCGCAACTCGGGCGGCGACTTCCGTTCGAGGTGCCGGAACTCGAACCCGAACTAGCCGACCTCGACGACCCAATCGCCGGAGCGTTCGAACGCCTCGGCCTTCCGTCGACCGCCAGTGCCGACGACGTGAAAGCGGCGTATCGCTCGGAGGTAAAACACGCCCACCCCGACCACGGCGGTAACGAGGCCGAGTTCAAACGCGTCCGCGAGGCGTACACGATGGCGAAAGACCACGCCGAGGCGTAA
- a CDS encoding MTH865 family protein, with the protein MADESVEAELRAQLQEAFEGADYPVSNQMDLVPALPNGPGTRFEAGDVSFTAMEIAAKLGSHQDFPYDDADSLVDDVMEGLRAEGML; encoded by the coding sequence ATGGCAGACGAATCCGTCGAAGCGGAACTCCGCGCGCAGCTACAGGAAGCCTTCGAGGGCGCAGACTACCCCGTCAGCAACCAGATGGACCTCGTACCCGCGCTCCCGAACGGTCCGGGCACGCGCTTCGAGGCGGGTGACGTGAGCTTCACTGCGATGGAGATAGCCGCGAAACTCGGCAGCCACCAGGACTTCCCGTACGACGACGCCGACAGCCTCGTCGACGACGTGATGGAAGGCCTGCGCGCCGAAGGGATGCTCTAA
- a CDS encoding NAD(P)/FAD-dependent oxidoreductase, whose amino-acid sequence MPDDTAVAVVGAGLAGLIAARRLADSGFDVTVYEEREEVGGRVRTEREDGYTFDRGFQVLFTAYPAVRRELDLGALNLRTFSPGAVIARPGKRSVLSDPFREPSALADSLRNDEVTLWDKARTLALRQHVGSRRESDFFTGPEPSIREYLDEWGFSDDYVENFVAPFYGGITLDRSLGTSKSVFEYTFRSLSRGKIAVPAAGMQAIPEQLAAKAREAGAEIRLGASVSVVDAADEDDSASVTVDGEHVEAEAVVVATDPRTARDLTGVESIPTEGTGCVTQYYAIRGGASLGTGRKLLLNAGDATPNTVVPLSEVAPEYAPENAVFLNATFLGENAQNADEEALFERTLEELAAWYPDRTFDGLRLLKTTRVPFAQFAQPPGIHERLPDADDPDGWVYLAGDYTEWSSIQGAMESGRKAARAVVEDLR is encoded by the coding sequence ATGCCAGACGATACAGCCGTAGCCGTGGTCGGTGCGGGCCTCGCGGGCCTCATCGCCGCCCGCCGTCTCGCCGACTCGGGGTTTGACGTGACGGTGTACGAGGAGCGCGAGGAAGTCGGCGGCCGCGTCCGAACCGAGCGGGAGGACGGGTACACGTTCGACCGCGGGTTCCAGGTGCTGTTCACCGCCTACCCCGCGGTTCGGCGCGAACTGGACCTCGGCGCGTTGAACCTGCGGACGTTCTCACCCGGCGCGGTCATCGCCCGCCCCGGCAAGCGCTCGGTGCTGTCGGACCCGTTCAGAGAACCCAGCGCGCTCGCCGACTCGCTCCGCAACGACGAGGTGACGCTCTGGGACAAAGCACGGACGCTCGCGCTCCGCCAGCACGTCGGGAGTCGCCGGGAATCTGACTTTTTCACCGGCCCCGAGCCGTCGATTCGCGAGTATCTCGACGAGTGGGGGTTCTCTGACGACTACGTCGAGAACTTCGTCGCGCCGTTCTACGGCGGTATCACGCTCGACCGGTCGCTCGGAACCTCGAAATCGGTGTTCGAGTACACGTTTCGGTCGCTCTCGCGGGGGAAGATTGCGGTTCCTGCGGCGGGGATGCAGGCAATCCCCGAGCAGTTGGCGGCGAAGGCGAGGGAGGCGGGCGCGGAGATTCGACTCGGCGCGTCGGTGAGCGTCGTCGACGCCGCCGACGAGGACGACAGTGCTTCAGTCACCGTCGACGGCGAGCACGTCGAAGCCGAGGCCGTCGTCGTGGCGACGGATCCGAGGACGGCGCGCGACCTCACAGGCGTTGAGTCGATTCCGACCGAGGGGACGGGTTGCGTCACCCAGTACTACGCGATTCGCGGCGGCGCGTCGCTCGGAACCGGCCGAAAGCTGCTGCTCAACGCGGGCGACGCCACTCCCAACACGGTCGTCCCCCTCTCGGAGGTTGCCCCCGAGTACGCGCCGGAGAACGCCGTCTTCCTCAACGCGACGTTCCTCGGGGAAAACGCCCAAAACGCCGACGAGGAGGCACTGTTCGAGCGGACGCTCGAGGAACTGGCTGCGTGGTACCCCGACCGGACGTTCGACGGACTTCGACTGCTGAAGACGACGCGCGTCCCGTTCGCGCAGTTCGCCCAACCGCCGGGAATCCACGAGCGCCTGCCGGACGCGGACGACCCCGACGGCTGGGTGTACCTCGCCGGCGACTACACCGAGTGGTCGTCGATTCAGGGCGCGATGGAGAGCGGGAGAAAAGCGGCGCGAGCGGTCGTCGAGGACTTGCGGTAA
- a CDS encoding M42 family metallopeptidase, giving the protein MDFDFELLRELTETSGVPGYEDRIREIVRRELETSTDRVSSDAMGNVVGSIDGESDYSVAIAAHMDEIGFMVRHVTDEGFLQLDPLGGFDARVLRAQRVTVHTEDGDLPGVIGSVPPHTLSDEQREKKEKVEDVHVDLGLDGNAVRERVSRGDLVTMDQTTVELGDHVTGKALDDRICLFAMLEAARRIENPDVTIHFAATVQEEVGIRGATALGGDVDPDLAVALDVTVANDVPGFDEGDYVTELGEGTAIKLKDSSVITNPKVHRRLRSVAEDEEIPYQLEILPAGGTDTAGFQNTHGAKPVGALSIPTRYLHTVTESAHVDDVSATIDLLTAFLETETGEHDYTL; this is encoded by the coding sequence ATGGATTTCGACTTCGAACTGCTTCGGGAACTGACGGAGACGAGCGGCGTCCCCGGCTACGAGGACCGGATTCGAGAGATCGTTCGGCGCGAACTCGAAACGAGCACCGACCGCGTCAGTTCGGACGCGATGGGCAACGTCGTCGGCAGTATCGACGGCGAGAGCGACTACAGCGTCGCAATCGCGGCGCACATGGACGAGATCGGCTTCATGGTCCGCCATGTCACCGACGAGGGCTTTCTCCAACTCGACCCGCTCGGCGGATTCGACGCGCGCGTTCTCCGCGCACAGCGGGTCACCGTCCACACCGAAGACGGCGATCTCCCGGGCGTGATCGGCTCCGTCCCGCCGCACACGCTCTCAGACGAACAGCGAGAGAAGAAAGAGAAAGTCGAGGATGTGCACGTGGATCTCGGACTCGACGGCAACGCGGTCCGCGAGCGCGTCTCCCGCGGCGACCTGGTGACGATGGACCAGACGACAGTCGAACTCGGCGACCACGTGACGGGGAAGGCGCTCGACGACCGCATCTGCCTGTTCGCGATGCTGGAGGCGGCCCGACGCATCGAGAATCCTGACGTGACGATCCACTTCGCCGCGACGGTGCAGGAGGAGGTCGGCATCCGCGGCGCGACAGCGCTCGGCGGCGACGTCGACCCCGACCTGGCCGTCGCGCTCGACGTGACCGTCGCCAACGACGTTCCCGGCTTCGACGAGGGCGACTACGTCACCGAACTCGGCGAGGGGACAGCCATCAAGCTGAAGGATTCGAGCGTCATCACGAACCCGAAGGTCCACCGTCGACTCCGCTCGGTGGCCGAGGACGAGGAGATTCCGTACCAACTCGAGATTCTCCCGGCTGGCGGCACCGACACCGCCGGGTTCCAGAACACGCACGGCGCGAAGCCGGTCGGCGCGCTGTCGATTCCGACGCGGTACCTCCACACCGTCACCGAGAGCGCCCACGTCGACGACGTGTCGGCGACTATCGACCTGCTGACGGCGTTCTTGGAGACGGAGACGGGCGAGCACGACTACACGCTGTGA
- a CDS encoding glycosyltransferase, producing MRVAFVSMLTTHHEETPVTRRTRRTVRYLLDRGHEPVVLCAKWWGGEVVEFEHEGITYRRVSDEPSTRGFASKLPFALRKVGADVIHAVNSPPKHVAAAKTAGRFLRTPVVVDWWDDPENARSGYRRAAKRADLVVAPSETVKTWVREYGAPEERIEVVPGCIDTALVRKRETDERAQLVYARHLDEHANVESFLLSLAELRDRDWSAAVVGDGPERERVERTARDLRIDDRVTFLGALSDAELVSVLKGAHVFVQTAEREPFARNLLWALACGCVSVVEYQVGSSAHELVEGRERGSLATSPQEIAERIVAAGAFDHWAHDEAFDGYDCDDVLGRYVDCYERAVDSYGLF from the coding sequence ATGCGTGTCGCGTTCGTCTCGATGCTCACGACGCATCACGAAGAGACGCCGGTGACTCGGCGAACGCGACGAACCGTACGATACCTGTTGGACCGCGGCCACGAGCCGGTCGTCCTCTGCGCGAAGTGGTGGGGCGGCGAGGTCGTTGAGTTCGAACACGAGGGAATTACCTACCGACGGGTGTCGGACGAGCCCTCGACGCGCGGATTCGCCTCGAAACTCCCGTTCGCGCTCCGAAAAGTCGGTGCGGACGTGATTCACGCGGTGAACAGTCCGCCGAAGCACGTCGCCGCCGCGAAGACGGCCGGACGATTTCTCCGGACGCCCGTCGTCGTCGACTGGTGGGACGACCCCGAGAACGCCCGTTCGGGCTACCGCCGCGCCGCCAAGCGAGCCGACTTGGTCGTCGCACCGTCGGAGACGGTGAAAACGTGGGTCAGAGAGTACGGCGCACCCGAAGAGCGCATCGAAGTCGTTCCCGGCTGTATCGACACTGCGCTCGTCCGCAAGAGGGAGACCGACGAACGGGCGCAGCTCGTCTACGCGCGGCACCTCGACGAGCACGCGAACGTCGAGTCGTTTCTGCTCTCGCTCGCTGAGTTGCGCGACAGGGACTGGTCGGCCGCCGTCGTCGGCGACGGTCCCGAGCGGGAACGGGTCGAGCGAACCGCCCGCGACCTCCGCATCGACGACCGCGTGACGTTTCTCGGGGCGCTGTCGGACGCAGAACTCGTATCCGTGCTGAAGGGCGCGCACGTGTTTGTCCAGACCGCCGAGCGCGAACCGTTCGCGCGGAACCTCCTGTGGGCGCTCGCCTGCGGCTGCGTCAGCGTCGTGGAGTACCAGGTCGGGTCCAGCGCCCACGAACTCGTCGAAGGCCGCGAGCGGGGGTCGCTGGCGACCAGTCCGCAGGAGATAGCCGAGCGAATCGTCGCCGCAGGCGCGTTCGACCACTGGGCACACGACGAGGCGTTCGACGGGTACGACTGCGACGACGTGCTCGGCCGCTACGTCGACTGCTACGAGCGAGCCGTCGACAGTTACGGGCTGTTCTGA
- a CDS encoding amidohydrolase family protein translates to MYRQRGEDVFVVDAHVHHWDASEENIKTDGGEQFIRCFYDYHTGFTPEDRQWSLDEYRKYSADRMVEDLFGNGAVDMAIFQPTHLHEFYKNGFNTVDDNAELVDRYPERFIVNGRFDPRDGEAGKRELERQKEEYDVDGVKLYTAEWKGDSKGWRLDDPETFEFLEKCSELGIKNIHPHKGPTIRPLNRDAFDVADVDDAATSFPELNFVVEHVGLPRLDDFCWIGAQEPNVYGGLAVAAPMVQNRPRKFGEIMGELLYWLGEDRLLFGSDYALWNPDWLVELVMEAELTPEQRDEYGVELSTEVMRKVMGENAARLYDIDIEKKKKELQSDEISEQFGLGDDYAADAAAD, encoded by the coding sequence ATGTACCGCCAACGCGGGGAGGACGTGTTCGTCGTCGACGCACACGTCCACCACTGGGACGCGAGCGAGGAGAACATCAAGACCGACGGCGGTGAGCAGTTCATCCGCTGTTTCTACGACTATCACACCGGGTTCACGCCCGAGGACCGGCAGTGGAGCCTCGACGAGTATCGAAAGTACAGCGCCGACCGGATGGTCGAGGACCTGTTCGGCAACGGCGCGGTCGACATGGCCATCTTCCAGCCGACGCACCTCCACGAGTTCTACAAGAACGGGTTCAACACCGTCGACGACAACGCCGAACTCGTCGACCGGTATCCGGAACGGTTCATCGTCAACGGTCGGTTCGACCCGCGCGACGGCGAGGCTGGCAAGCGCGAACTGGAGCGCCAGAAGGAGGAGTACGACGTCGACGGTGTGAAGCTCTACACGGCGGAGTGGAAGGGCGACTCGAAGGGGTGGCGACTCGACGACCCCGAGACGTTCGAGTTCCTCGAAAAGTGCAGCGAGTTAGGAATCAAAAACATCCACCCCCACAAGGGACCGACGATCCGGCCGCTGAACCGCGACGCCTTCGACGTGGCCGACGTCGACGACGCCGCCACCTCCTTCCCCGAACTGAACTTCGTCGTCGAGCACGTCGGTCTCCCCCGACTCGACGACTTCTGCTGGATCGGCGCGCAAGAGCCAAACGTCTACGGCGGCCTCGCCGTCGCCGCGCCGATGGTGCAGAACCGACCCCGGAAGTTCGGCGAGATAATGGGCGAACTGCTCTACTGGCTCGGCGAGGACCGACTCCTCTTCGGCAGCGACTATGCGCTGTGGAACCCCGACTGGCTCGTCGAACTGGTAATGGAGGCCGAACTCACCCCCGAGCAGCGCGACGAGTACGGCGTCGAACTCTCGACAGAGGTGATGAGGAAGGTGATGGGCGAGAACGCTGCCCGCCTCTACGACATCGACATCGAGAAGAAGAAGAAGGAACTGCAGTCCGACGAGATATCCGAACAGTTCGGACTGGGCGACGACTACGCCGCGGACGCGGCCGCGGACTGA
- a CDS encoding NAD(P)-dependent alcohol dehydrogenase produces MQAARLHEYTDDMENALSIDEVDRPEPGHGEVVVEVEGAGWCQTDNHIIEGMWTDYVEQELPMTLGHENAGTVVEIGDGVETVSEGDSVICHPVMTCGVCRACRMGEDMYCENLSFPGLTTDGGFAEYLLTSQRSVIPLPEGTDTTDIAPHADAGITAYHAAKKAVRELNPGDHAVVIGIGGLGHIGLQCLNAMSAANIVAVDLKDEALDLAADLGAHETVNPTNVDAADAIDDVTDGAGARQVLDFVGADQTTELAPDIVSAGGDHHIIGYGGHIHEPTQALVNGEFSFRGNIVGKYTELQELVSLVDRGDVELHTSRYDLDDVNTVAEKLEHGEIEGRAVITP; encoded by the coding sequence ATGCAAGCCGCGAGATTACACGAGTACACCGACGACATGGAAAATGCGCTGTCGATAGACGAGGTCGACCGACCGGAGCCGGGTCACGGCGAAGTCGTCGTCGAAGTCGAGGGCGCGGGGTGGTGCCAGACGGACAACCACATCATCGAGGGGATGTGGACCGACTACGTCGAACAGGAGCTTCCGATGACGCTCGGCCACGAGAACGCCGGAACCGTCGTCGAAATCGGCGACGGCGTTGAGACCGTCTCGGAGGGCGACTCGGTCATCTGCCACCCAGTGATGACCTGTGGTGTCTGTCGCGCCTGTCGGATGGGCGAAGACATGTACTGCGAGAACCTCTCGTTCCCCGGACTCACGACCGACGGCGGGTTCGCCGAGTATCTGCTCACCTCTCAGCGGTCGGTCATCCCGCTTCCAGAGGGCACCGACACGACCGACATCGCGCCGCACGCCGACGCCGGTATCACGGCGTACCACGCCGCCAAGAAGGCTGTCCGCGAACTGAACCCCGGCGACCACGCCGTCGTCATCGGCATCGGCGGTCTCGGCCACATCGGCCTGCAGTGTCTGAACGCGATGAGCGCGGCGAACATCGTCGCCGTCGACCTGAAAGACGAGGCGCTGGACCTTGCGGCCGACCTCGGCGCCCACGAGACGGTGAATCCGACGAACGTCGACGCCGCCGACGCGATCGACGACGTCACCGACGGCGCGGGCGCGCGACAGGTACTCGACTTCGTCGGCGCCGACCAGACGACCGAACTCGCCCCGGACATCGTCTCGGCGGGCGGTGACCACCACATCATCGGCTACGGCGGGCACATCCACGAACCGACGCAGGCGCTCGTAAACGGCGAGTTCAGTTTCCGCGGTAACATCGTCGGCAAGTACACCGAACTGCAGGAACTCGTCTCGCTGGTCGACCGCGGCGACGTCGAACTCCACACGTCGCGCTACGACCTCGACGACGTGAACACCGTCGCCGAGAAACTCGAACACGGCGAGATCGAGGGCCGCGCAGTCATCACGCCGTAA
- a CDS encoding MarR family transcriptional regulator, whose amino-acid sequence MSDALQDKRTATRFRILVEIADRQPAVSQGEIASAVGVTSQAVSEYIRELVDEGFVDKEGRSRYRVTKEGVDWLFREAKSLRRYAEHVTEDVLESVQEDAAIATDDVEVGDPVSLSIRGGLLHATPGDAGPATGVATTSADAGTDVGVTGFEGVIEMDAGRVTVVQVPAVRTGGSRAVDADVLAELCDDVDIVVASGVEATVALRSSGVHPEVTVAAGDVAAAAAARGQSVLVVATMDAVGRVTDALRDEDISHEVRELDGR is encoded by the coding sequence ATGAGCGACGCCCTGCAGGACAAGCGTACGGCCACGCGGTTTCGCATCCTCGTCGAAATCGCGGACCGACAACCAGCAGTGAGTCAGGGCGAGATCGCCTCGGCGGTCGGCGTTACCAGCCAGGCCGTCTCCGAGTACATCCGCGAACTCGTCGACGAAGGGTTCGTCGACAAGGAAGGTCGCTCGCGCTACCGAGTCACCAAGGAGGGCGTCGACTGGCTCTTCCGCGAGGCGAAATCGCTGCGGCGCTACGCCGAACACGTTACCGAAGACGTCCTCGAAAGCGTCCAAGAGGACGCCGCCATTGCCACCGACGACGTCGAGGTCGGCGACCCGGTCTCGCTTTCGATTCGCGGCGGCCTCCTGCACGCGACGCCGGGTGACGCCGGGCCGGCGACGGGCGTCGCGACGACGAGCGCCGACGCGGGAACCGACGTGGGCGTCACCGGGTTCGAGGGTGTCATCGAGATGGACGCCGGGCGCGTCACCGTCGTCCAGGTCCCGGCGGTTCGGACGGGCGGCAGTCGCGCCGTCGACGCGGATGTGCTCGCGGAACTCTGCGACGACGTCGACATCGTCGTCGCCTCGGGTGTCGAAGCGACCGTCGCGCTCCGGTCGTCGGGCGTTCACCCCGAGGTCACCGTCGCCGCGGGCGACGTAGCCGCCGCCGCCGCGGCGCGCGGGCAGTCAGTTCTCGTCGTCGCGACGATGGACGCCGTCGGTCGCGTCACCGACGCGCTCCGCGACGAGGATATCTCTCACGAGGTCAGGGAACTCGACGGTCGCTGA
- a CDS encoding plastocyanin/azurin family copper-binding protein, translating to MSKDAISRRTFLRATAGATATVAGATTAAAQEDGNGTSGNESSGNETAGNETAGNESSGNESSGNESAGGSGGGGGGTETVTVGAGSDGLSFDPEELSIQPGTTVVFEWASDGHNVVPNEGDWGEEQIHDEGFSFEHTFEEEATYEYVCEPHEDAGMVGTIEVSEDAGSGGGGEGGGGSSVPSVPDSAKSIGVATTFSMVATLGLGYFFIKYGGDYES from the coding sequence ATGAGCAAGGACGCTATCTCGCGGCGCACGTTCCTCCGGGCGACGGCCGGTGCGACCGCGACAGTGGCGGGGGCGACGACCGCAGCCGCCCAAGAGGACGGAAACGGCACGTCCGGCAACGAATCGTCGGGGAACGAAACAGCCGGAAATGAGACGGCGGGCAACGAGTCCTCCGGTAACGAGTCCTCCGGTAACGAGTCAGCCGGCGGGTCGGGCGGCGGTGGCGGCGGCACCGAAACCGTCACGGTCGGCGCCGGGAGCGACGGACTCTCGTTCGACCCCGAGGAACTCTCCATCCAACCGGGGACGACGGTCGTCTTCGAGTGGGCGTCCGACGGCCACAACGTCGTCCCCAACGAGGGCGACTGGGGCGAAGAGCAGATTCACGACGAAGGATTCTCCTTCGAGCACACCTTCGAGGAGGAGGCGACATACGAGTACGTCTGCGAACCACACGAGGACGCCGGGATGGTCGGGACGATAGAGGTCAGCGAAGACGCCGGAAGCGGCGGCGGTGGTGAAGGTGGCGGCGGATCCAGCGTGCCGTCGGTCCCCGACAGCGCCAAATCCATCGGCGTCGCGACGACGTTCTCGATGGTCGCGACGCTCGGTCTCGGCTACTTCTTCATCAAGTACGGCGGCGACTACGAGTCGTAG
- a CDS encoding iron-sulfur cluster assembly protein, whose protein sequence is MAGEFPSGEPLTSAVTPRRSAVRNALDGVTDPELDRSIVELDYITGIELGGGETPSDCGSDATDGDRGSGTVTVRLSLPTAWCSPAFAWLMLVDACAAVESLPGVGRARVVLEDHVHETELTEGVNGDRVFAEAFDDADGDLQAVRRELNEKARIVRQHRALDALLDAGATPEQLVSLTTDDVAFDPDGPDSERVVVSVADGAIRLCVPRDSMVDYVEKAESVGLDLDSGPLFRTPEREPISVDEFELVRRRGRLASVNMRGQGGVCAQLHEARQRSREAEGAD, encoded by the coding sequence ATGGCGGGCGAATTTCCGTCGGGCGAACCTCTCACGAGCGCGGTCACGCCGCGACGCAGCGCGGTCCGAAACGCGCTCGACGGAGTCACTGACCCGGAACTCGACCGCTCTATCGTCGAACTCGACTACATAACCGGCATCGAACTCGGCGGCGGCGAGACTCCCAGTGACTGCGGCAGCGACGCCACCGACGGCGACCGCGGCAGCGGAACAGTGACGGTCCGCCTCTCGCTGCCGACGGCGTGGTGCTCGCCCGCGTTCGCGTGGCTCATGCTGGTCGACGCGTGCGCGGCGGTCGAGTCGCTCCCCGGCGTCGGCCGTGCTCGCGTCGTCCTCGAAGATCACGTCCACGAGACCGAACTCACCGAGGGGGTGAACGGAGACCGCGTGTTCGCAGAGGCGTTCGACGACGCCGACGGTGACCTCCAGGCGGTCCGACGTGAACTCAACGAGAAGGCGCGCATCGTCCGTCAGCACCGAGCGCTCGACGCCTTGCTCGACGCCGGCGCGACCCCGGAACAACTCGTCTCGCTGACGACCGACGACGTGGCGTTCGACCCCGACGGCCCCGACAGCGAGCGGGTGGTCGTCTCGGTCGCCGACGGAGCCATACGTCTCTGCGTGCCGCGCGATTCGATGGTCGACTACGTGGAAAAAGCCGAGTCAGTCGGTCTCGACCTCGACTCGGGACCGCTGTTCCGCACGCCCGAGAGAGAGCCGATTTCGGTCGACGAGTTCGAACTCGTCCGCCGCCGCGGTCGCCTGGCGTCGGTGAACATGCGGGGGCAGGGCGGCGTCTGCGCGCAACTGCACGAGGCCCGGCAGCGCTCGCGCGAAGCGGAAGGCGCCGACTGA